A window of Chitinophaga sp. MM2321 contains these coding sequences:
- a CDS encoding glycosyl hydrolase — MKQMSFYTLLFSAVLSMAACSKSNNTTTTPPEKKDTVINTGFKTLDYLYSISGKKTLSGIHNREPNATPARWTEEIKNTTGKYPALWSGDFLFQADNINNRQIMIDEAVRQWNKGAVINLMWHACNPANTQPCGWDDGKGVQSRLTNEQWTELCTDGTVLNGKWKVMMDEVCVYLQQLEDKGVEVLWRPLHEMNQGVFWWGGRSGPDGTRKLWQLMRDYMTKTKGLSNLIWVWDIQDFPSLANDVSGYNPGAAYFDMVALDIYDDGSGYSQSKYEAMVKAAAGKPMAIGECQRLPTAAELRNQSRWVFFMGWSELTFSKNSTAEINNLYSADNIITLDKMPGWK; from the coding sequence ATGAAGCAGATGAGTTTTTATACCTTATTATTTTCCGCTGTACTCAGTATGGCGGCGTGTAGTAAAAGTAATAACACCACTACAACGCCGCCGGAGAAAAAAGATACTGTCATCAATACCGGGTTCAAAACACTGGATTACCTGTATAGTATTTCGGGCAAAAAAACGTTGTCCGGTATCCATAACCGGGAACCCAATGCTACTCCCGCCCGGTGGACGGAAGAAATAAAAAATACGACCGGCAAATACCCGGCCTTGTGGAGCGGTGACTTCCTGTTCCAGGCAGATAACATCAACAACCGGCAGATCATGATAGATGAAGCCGTACGGCAGTGGAACAAAGGCGCCGTGATCAACCTGATGTGGCATGCCTGCAACCCGGCCAATACACAACCCTGTGGCTGGGATGATGGCAAAGGTGTACAAAGCCGTCTTACCAATGAGCAGTGGACAGAACTGTGTACAGACGGCACTGTCCTCAACGGCAAATGGAAAGTGATGATGGATGAAGTATGCGTGTACCTGCAACAGCTGGAAGATAAAGGCGTGGAAGTGCTTTGGCGCCCGCTCCATGAAATGAACCAGGGCGTATTCTGGTGGGGCGGCCGCTCCGGTCCTGATGGCACCCGTAAATTATGGCAGCTCATGCGCGACTACATGACCAAAACAAAAGGACTCTCCAACCTGATCTGGGTATGGGATATCCAGGACTTCCCTTCACTGGCCAACGATGTAAGCGGCTATAATCCGGGTGCAGCATATTTTGATATGGTAGCACTGGACATTTATGATGACGGAAGCGGTTATTCCCAATCTAAATATGAAGCAATGGTAAAAGCCGCTGCCGGCAAACCTATGGCCATAGGGGAGTGCCAGCGGTTGCCTACCGCAGCGGAATTGAGGAATCAGTCACGCTGGGTGTTTTTTATGGGATGGTCTGAACTGACCTTCTCCAAAAATTCAACCGCAGAAATCAATAATCTATATTCAGCAGATAATATCATTACACTGGATAAGATGCCTGGATGGAAATAA
- a CDS encoding RagB/SusD family nutrient uptake outer membrane protein — translation MIFRKYTLTALISIALCSGCSKMEEQPYGMINSKTFYKTADDARSAIIYAYAILPEVGYYSRGYYIVTELPTEILSQKGDAGVGNLELDEWRTTSTNSDLDNIWTYMYRGVARANAVISNVPGIPGMDETERNQITGEAHFLRALHFFNLVRMFGKVPLRTTTIENASQIPIALSSISDVYDQVISDLKAAEGLITKERISEGRANKPAVQGLLAKVYLYLASAKVSGAPGYEFVANADEMYTQAKLYAGKVINEQTTFNFTNSLPDIYNIDIYKKAAVTEHIFDAAVDRSGDREGSFSKLPNMFLPADRPMTILYDALDPASAPTNIGQGWGHFRTEAGFYANFANADKRKSQLIVSQYTNGGNTYQLDINSSSRPFSRKFIDPARIGDASSANSPIIRYSDILLVLAEASGPTTDGYAAVNKVRNRAGIGDLNPSLGVQAFRDAVIKERCLEMAFEGDRLFDLRRTNSIEKVLVQQYGKTITSGAYFFPIPQREIDTNPLMQ, via the coding sequence ATGATATTCAGAAAATATACATTAACAGCACTGATCAGTATAGCCCTGTGCAGTGGTTGTTCTAAAATGGAGGAACAGCCATACGGTATGATCAACTCCAAAACTTTTTATAAAACAGCAGATGATGCCCGGTCGGCTATTATCTATGCTTACGCTATATTACCGGAAGTAGGATATTATTCAAGAGGATATTACATCGTTACAGAACTGCCTACTGAAATCCTTTCTCAGAAAGGCGATGCGGGCGTAGGTAACCTGGAACTGGATGAATGGAGAACTACTTCCACCAACTCAGACCTGGATAATATCTGGACCTATATGTACCGCGGTGTAGCCCGTGCAAATGCCGTTATCAGCAATGTGCCTGGCATTCCCGGTATGGACGAAACGGAACGCAATCAGATCACCGGTGAAGCCCATTTTTTAAGGGCCCTGCATTTCTTCAACCTGGTACGTATGTTTGGTAAAGTACCACTGCGGACTACCACCATTGAAAACGCTTCGCAGATACCTATAGCATTGTCTTCCATCAGTGATGTGTATGACCAGGTTATCAGCGACCTGAAAGCAGCGGAAGGACTTATTACCAAAGAACGGATCAGCGAAGGTCGTGCTAACAAGCCTGCTGTACAGGGTTTGCTGGCAAAGGTATACCTATACCTGGCTTCAGCGAAAGTATCCGGCGCACCCGGTTATGAATTTGTTGCCAATGCAGATGAAATGTATACACAGGCGAAATTGTACGCCGGTAAAGTGATCAACGAACAAACCACGTTTAATTTTACAAACAGTCTTCCGGATATTTATAACATTGATATCTACAAGAAAGCGGCTGTTACAGAACACATCTTTGATGCCGCAGTAGATCGTAGCGGCGACCGCGAAGGCAGCTTCTCCAAATTGCCGAATATGTTCCTGCCGGCAGACCGGCCTATGACTATTTTGTATGATGCCCTGGACCCCGCCAGTGCGCCTACCAATATAGGTCAGGGTTGGGGACACTTCCGCACCGAAGCCGGATTTTATGCCAACTTTGCCAATGCCGATAAACGCAAATCGCAGCTCATCGTATCGCAGTATACCAATGGTGGCAATACTTATCAGCTGGACATCAACAGCAGCTCCCGTCCTTTTTCGCGTAAGTTTATTGATCCTGCCCGCATCGGTGATGCGTCCAGCGCCAATTCACCGATCATCCGGTATTCCGATATCCTGCTGGTGCTGGCTGAAGCCAGCGGCCCGACAACGGATGGTTATGCCGCTGTGAATAAGGTGCGCAACAGGGCCGGTATCGGTGACCTGAATCCCTCATTGGGTGTGCAGGCTTTCCGCGATGCCGTGATCAAAGAACGCTGCCTGGAAATGGCCTTTGAAGGCGATCGTTTGTTTGATCTGCGGAGAACCAACAGCATAGAAAAAGTGCTGGTGCAGCAATATGGTAAAACCATTACCAGCGGTGCTTATTTTTTCCCGATTCCGCAACGCGAAATAGATACCAATCCCTTAATGCAATAA
- a CDS encoding TonB-dependent receptor produces the protein MKNFIACCIMLLTLFLHAFVANAQQKKITGSVYDDQANPLAGASVALKDTKVATISDANGKFTLNAPPEAHTLVITYLGMLKKEIALGSQTSFSINLQPSPGNLNNVVVIGYGTVKKSDLTGSVATIKGSDLNRTTASSVDQLLQGKIAGVQVTTSGGQPGAGATIRIRGASSLNGSKDPLLVVDGYPWGDAGNLKQINPDDIESIEVLKDASSAAIYGSRGANGVIVITTRKGKKGQARITFSTLQTVSFRANKPDIWRDPVEDATYANEAAITGGAIATDVPYIGISRPVGNGMVYFPSIAELRGLDPNKPKWPFNTDWVNEVYRNPLSQNYTLTADGGNEKTRYAISGNYYDEQGMVIKNGYKKYTSRLNLEQQLSKAITAGTNVILAYTNNQGQQLGVGRSRIFPVYDSTGSFFRTSNTDFGNPVALANQLLNKSKTTDILGNIYLNIKILPWLQFHTQLNSKFGNSVQDLYDPKNSTQRALDNKGSYGAIANANYTDLLTENYFTATKDFGKDHRASLVAGYSFQKSENRFSNLTGQNFVNDVLTNENLATAGTMLISNDLQRFNLSSWYGRGNYAYKDRYLLTITARADGSTKFGSDNKWAFFPSGALAWKAGEEDFIRNLGLFSELKFRGSYGYTGNQGISPYQTLDRYGSNKYYTGSVFETGFGPGLAGANDEQGRTIVAGLGNNALKWETTKSLDVGVDIGFFNQRLTFTADYYIKHTNNLLRLKTIAPSAGYDRQWINDGEIENRGIELGLNANIINSRDLNWSVGGLFTKNRNKVLSMGESNQVMIGTLYESVRQQISTYTVDQPMFAFYGYKTDGIIQTLDEGIKTGLTGVDAQPGEIKYLDISGPAGEPDGIIDSYDRTIIGNPNPDFFYSFNTNLKYKQFDLSLQLYGVQGGDVWDFQKMTPSRQLQRWTPDNPSNEYPRANATRGYRASDFYMTDGSFLRIQNVTIGYNLSPETIKYIKSLRLYLSANNLYTFTGFNKGFDPEVGESGINNGAYPRPRAVSLGLNVIF, from the coding sequence ATGAAAAATTTCATTGCATGCTGTATTATGCTCCTTACTTTATTCCTCCATGCCTTCGTTGCCAATGCGCAACAGAAAAAGATTACAGGAAGCGTGTACGATGATCAGGCAAACCCCCTTGCCGGCGCTTCTGTTGCGCTGAAGGATACAAAAGTTGCCACTATTAGTGATGCAAATGGTAAGTTTACCCTGAATGCGCCACCAGAAGCCCATACGCTCGTTATCACTTATCTTGGAATGTTGAAGAAAGAAATAGCTCTTGGTAGCCAGACTTCCTTCTCTATCAATTTACAACCATCTCCGGGTAACCTGAATAATGTGGTGGTGATAGGATATGGTACGGTGAAGAAAAGTGACCTGACCGGTTCTGTGGCTACTATCAAAGGCAGTGACCTGAACAGGACCACTGCTTCTTCAGTAGATCAGTTGCTGCAAGGCAAAATTGCCGGGGTACAGGTAACCACTTCCGGCGGACAACCCGGCGCAGGCGCCACCATCCGCATCCGCGGTGCCAGCTCTCTCAACGGCTCCAAAGATCCGTTGCTCGTAGTAGATGGCTATCCCTGGGGAGATGCCGGTAACCTGAAACAAATCAACCCGGATGATATTGAATCTATTGAAGTGTTGAAAGATGCTTCCTCTGCTGCCATTTATGGCTCCCGCGGCGCCAACGGCGTAATTGTGATCACTACCCGCAAAGGAAAAAAAGGGCAGGCCAGGATCACTTTCAGTACCCTGCAAACCGTTTCTTTCCGGGCCAACAAACCCGATATCTGGCGCGATCCGGTAGAAGATGCTACCTATGCGAATGAAGCTGCCATCACCGGCGGCGCTATCGCCACCGATGTACCTTATATCGGCATCTCCCGCCCGGTAGGCAACGGAATGGTGTATTTTCCTTCTATTGCAGAATTACGCGGACTGGACCCCAACAAACCTAAGTGGCCGTTTAATACCGATTGGGTAAACGAAGTTTACCGCAACCCGCTGTCGCAAAATTATACGCTGACTGCCGATGGCGGTAATGAAAAAACCAGGTATGCGATCTCCGGAAATTATTATGATGAACAAGGAATGGTGATAAAAAACGGGTATAAAAAATATACTTCCCGGCTTAACCTGGAACAACAATTAAGTAAGGCCATTACTGCCGGTACCAATGTAATACTGGCCTATACGAACAACCAGGGACAACAGCTCGGCGTAGGCCGCTCCCGGATCTTCCCGGTATATGATTCTACCGGCAGCTTCTTCCGGACCAGCAACACCGATTTTGGAAATCCGGTGGCATTGGCCAACCAGCTGCTGAATAAATCCAAAACAACAGATATCCTCGGTAATATTTATCTCAATATAAAAATCCTGCCCTGGCTGCAATTTCATACCCAGCTGAATTCTAAATTCGGTAACAGTGTACAGGACCTGTATGATCCGAAAAACAGCACGCAGCGCGCCCTGGATAATAAAGGCAGCTACGGTGCTATCGCCAATGCAAATTATACGGACCTGCTTACAGAAAATTATTTCACAGCCACCAAAGATTTTGGCAAAGATCACCGCGCTTCACTGGTAGCCGGTTATTCTTTTCAGAAATCTGAAAACCGCTTCAGTAACCTGACCGGTCAGAATTTTGTGAACGATGTGCTTACCAATGAAAACCTCGCTACTGCAGGTACCATGCTCATCTCAAACGATCTGCAACGGTTTAATTTATCCTCCTGGTATGGCCGTGGTAACTACGCCTACAAAGACCGTTACCTCCTTACTATCACTGCACGTGCAGATGGTTCCACCAAGTTTGGATCGGATAATAAATGGGCATTCTTCCCCTCCGGTGCATTGGCCTGGAAAGCAGGTGAAGAAGATTTTATCCGCAACCTCGGATTATTTTCTGAACTGAAATTCCGTGGTAGCTATGGTTATACCGGTAACCAGGGTATCAGTCCATATCAGACACTGGATCGCTATGGTTCCAATAAATACTATACGGGGTCTGTTTTTGAAACCGGTTTTGGTCCTGGTTTGGCAGGCGCCAATGATGAACAGGGCAGAACCATTGTAGCTGGCTTGGGTAACAATGCACTGAAATGGGAAACCACCAAATCCCTCGACGTGGGTGTGGATATAGGCTTCTTTAACCAACGGCTTACTTTTACGGCAGATTATTATATCAAACACACCAATAACCTGCTACGCCTGAAAACCATTGCGCCAAGTGCCGGTTACGACCGCCAGTGGATCAACGATGGAGAGATTGAAAACCGCGGGATAGAACTGGGACTGAATGCCAATATCATCAACTCCCGCGATCTGAACTGGAGCGTAGGTGGACTCTTCACCAAGAACCGCAACAAAGTACTGTCGATGGGTGAAAGTAACCAGGTGATGATAGGTACTTTATATGAATCTGTAAGACAACAGATCAGTACCTATACTGTTGATCAGCCTATGTTTGCATTCTATGGTTATAAAACAGATGGTATCATACAAACACTGGATGAAGGTATTAAAACAGGGCTGACTGGCGTAGATGCACAACCCGGCGAAATTAAATACCTCGATATTTCAGGGCCGGCTGGTGAGCCCGATGGTATCATCGATTCATACGACCGTACCATCATCGGTAATCCAAATCCTGATTTCTTCTACAGTTTTAATACAAACCTGAAATACAAACAATTTGATTTGTCACTCCAGCTATATGGTGTACAGGGTGGTGATGTATGGGATTTTCAGAAAATGACGCCCAGCCGGCAACTGCAACGCTGGACACCTGATAACCCCAGTAACGAATATCCACGGGCCAATGCTACCCGCGGTTACCGTGCTTCTGATTTTTACATGACAGACGGCTCTTTCCTGCGCATTCAGAATGTAACCATTGGTTACAACCTGAGCCCGGAAACAATAAAATATATCAAAAGCCTGCGCCTCTATTTGTCGGCCAACAACCTGTACACATTCACCGGATTCAATAAAGGCTTTGATCCGGAAGTGGGGGAAAGCGGTATTAATAACGGTGCTTATCCACGGCCCCGCGCAGTGTCTCTCGGTTTAAACGTTATTTTTTAA